The Tepidibacter aestuarii genome contains a region encoding:
- the aspS gene encoding aspartate--tRNA ligase, with protein sequence MESLGGLKRTHYCGDLRESNIGEEVVLMGWVQKKRNLGGLVFVDLRDIRGICQIVFDTDVSKEAFEKAEKLGSEYVIAIKGKVLERQSKNPNMPTGDIEIFADQIRILNKSETPPIYIKDDDEVSENLRLKYRYLDLRKPSMQKNLILRHKVSNIVRNYLSDNNFLEIETPFLNKPTPEGARDYLVPSRVNEGKFYALPQSPQLFKQLLMVSSMDRYFQIVKCFRDEDLRADRQPEFTQIDCEMSFVEIDDVIDIMEKMLQKIFKEISNVDIQLPFPRMSYKESMEKYGCDKPDVRFGFELKNISDIVKDSGFKVFSSTVENGGSVRGINVKGYADKFTRKNITSLEDYVKTYGAKGLAWMKVTNEGVTSPIAKFFDEEKMNSILETMEASEGDLLLFVADKDKVVFDSLGNLRNEVAKRLEILDKNEFKLLWVTEFPLFEHDEEEDRYVAMHHPFTSPMDEDLANLDNDKLNVRAKAYDIVLNGFEIGGGSIRISNEDIQKKMFGALGFSEEEAYDKFGFLLDAFKYGTPPHGGIAFGLDRLVMLLAGEDNIRQVIAFPKTQNASCPMTNAPAVAEDKQLEELNIKVELEEK encoded by the coding sequence ATGGAAAGCTTAGGCGGATTAAAAAGAACACATTATTGTGGTGACTTAAGAGAGTCTAATATAGGTGAAGAAGTAGTATTAATGGGATGGGTACAAAAGAAAAGAAATTTAGGTGGATTAGTATTCGTAGATTTAAGAGATATAAGAGGAATATGTCAGATAGTATTTGATACTGATGTATCTAAAGAAGCTTTTGAAAAAGCTGAAAAATTAGGATCTGAATACGTTATAGCTATAAAAGGAAAGGTTCTTGAGAGACAATCAAAGAATCCTAATATGCCAACAGGAGATATAGAAATATTTGCAGATCAAATAAGAATCTTAAATAAGTCAGAAACTCCTCCTATCTACATAAAGGATGACGATGAGGTTTCTGAAAATTTAAGACTTAAATACAGATACTTAGATTTAAGAAAGCCGTCTATGCAAAAAAACTTAATTTTAAGACATAAGGTATCTAATATAGTAAGAAATTATTTATCTGATAATAATTTCTTAGAAATTGAGACTCCATTTTTAAATAAACCAACACCAGAAGGAGCTAGAGATTACTTAGTTCCAAGTAGAGTAAATGAAGGAAAGTTCTATGCATTACCTCAATCTCCTCAATTATTTAAGCAACTTTTAATGGTATCTAGTATGGATAGATATTTCCAAATAGTAAAGTGCTTTAGAGATGAAGATCTAAGAGCAGATAGACAACCGGAATTTACTCAAATAGACTGTGAAATGTCTTTTGTTGAGATAGATGACGTAATAGATATAATGGAAAAAATGCTTCAAAAAATATTTAAGGAAATATCGAATGTTGATATACAGCTTCCATTCCCTAGAATGTCGTACAAGGAATCTATGGAAAAATATGGATGCGATAAGCCGGATGTAAGATTTGGATTTGAACTTAAAAACATATCTGATATAGTTAAGGATAGTGGATTTAAAGTATTTAGTTCTACTGTAGAAAATGGGGGAAGTGTTAGAGGTATAAATGTTAAGGGTTATGCTGATAAGTTTACTAGAAAGAATATAACTTCTCTTGAAGATTATGTTAAAACTTATGGAGCTAAGGGACTTGCTTGGATGAAGGTAACAAATGAAGGTGTTACATCTCCAATAGCTAAGTTCTTTGATGAAGAAAAAATGAATTCTATACTAGAAACAATGGAAGCTTCTGAAGGAGATTTATTATTATTCGTAGCGGATAAAGACAAAGTTGTATTTGATTCTCTTGGAAACTTAAGAAATGAAGTAGCTAAGAGACTTGAAATACTTGATAAAAATGAATTTAAGCTTTTATGGGTAACTGAATTCCCATTATTTGAGCATGATGAAGAAGAAGATAGATATGTTGCTATGCACCATCCGTTCACATCTCCAATGGATGAAGATTTAGCTAACTTAGACAATGATAAACTAAATGTAAGAGCTAAAGCTTATGATATAGTATTAAATGGATTTGAAATAGGTGGAGGAAGTATAAGAATATCTAATGAAGATATACAAAAGAAGATGTTCGGCGCATTAGGATTTAGCGAAGAAGAAGCTTATGATAAGTTTGGATTCTTACTTGATGCATTCAAATATGGAACACCACCACACGGAGGAATAGCATTTGGTCTTGATAGACTTGTAATGTTACTTGCTGGAGAAGATAATATAAGACAGGTTATAGCATTTCCTAAAACTCAAAATGCATCTTGTCCTATGACTAATGCACCAGCTGTTGCAGAAGATAAGCAATTAGAAGAACTTAATATAAAAGTTGAGTTAGAAGAAAAATAG
- a CDS encoding MGDG synthase family glycosyltransferase — MNYNCDIVIFTARFGNGHMSVTNSINSALIKKNPDLNIQIVDFFELVYPNFYEIQYKAFEFSVKNTPKLYKLYYQANDKFNKLEQKIEQKAEEKDLRNPFKPLVTMQRLDKFLKELNPKLILSTFPTCTRFISRYKQMMSKDITLCTCLTDVVDKYEWIARNNDIYFVPTDDIKDSLMSKGIDSKKLIVTGIPVRQEFYMDLDCSIVEKILDIDIKQDDFVILLMGGGMGVLPEDEEFYEWLSKFEPFKVIIVTGNNKQIYNKLKKFNKKININVLGYCKFIPELMKKSNVIVTKPGGITLFESIASKLPLIVFNTDLGQEIENAKYIKNKGIGYVEDSKEGLKERLVELYINKKQHKNVVYNIEKASKNMNIDMLVDTLIEETKKC, encoded by the coding sequence GTGAATTATAATTGTGATATTGTGATATTTACAGCTAGGTTTGGAAATGGACATATGTCTGTTACAAATTCTATAAATAGTGCATTGATTAAGAAAAATCCTGATTTAAATATTCAAATTGTAGATTTTTTTGAGCTTGTGTATCCTAATTTTTATGAAATACAGTATAAGGCTTTTGAATTTTCTGTTAAGAATACTCCGAAGCTTTATAAATTGTATTATCAAGCTAATGATAAGTTTAATAAGTTAGAACAGAAGATAGAGCAAAAAGCTGAGGAAAAGGATTTGAGAAATCCATTCAAGCCATTGGTTACTATGCAAAGATTAGATAAATTTCTAAAAGAATTAAACCCTAAGCTGATACTATCTACTTTTCCTACTTGTACAAGGTTTATATCAAGGTATAAGCAAATGATGAGTAAGGATATAACTTTGTGTACATGTCTAACTGATGTAGTAGATAAATACGAGTGGATAGCTCGAAATAATGATATATATTTTGTTCCAACCGATGATATCAAGGATAGCTTGATGTCAAAAGGAATAGATTCAAAGAAACTTATAGTAACAGGAATACCTGTAAGACAAGAATTTTATATGGATTTGGACTGTAGCATTGTAGAAAAAATACTGGATATAGATATAAAACAGGATGATTTTGTTATATTGTTAATGGGTGGCGGAATGGGTGTTTTACCTGAGGATGAAGAATTTTATGAATGGCTTAGTAAGTTTGAACCATTTAAGGTTATAATTGTTACAGGTAATAATAAACAAATATACAATAAGTTAAAAAAGTTTAATAAAAAGATTAATATTAATGTTTTAGGATATTGTAAGTTTATACCTGAGCTTATGAAAAAGTCTAATGTTATAGTAACAAAGCCAGGTGGTATAACTTTATTTGAATCTATAGCGTCAAAGCTTCCTCTTATAGTATTTAATACAGATCTAGGTCAAGAAATAGAAAATGCAAAGTATATAAAAAATAAGGGAATAGGGTATGTTGAAGATTCAAAAGAAGGATTGAAAGAGAGATTAGTTGAGCTTTATATAAATAAAAAGCAGCATAAAAATGTAGTGTATAATATTGAAAAAGCTTCTAAAAATATGAATATAGATATGTTGGTAGATACTTTAATTGAAGAAACAAAAAAATGCTGA
- a CDS encoding MBL fold metallo-hydrolase yields the protein MFLEKVVAGVYGVNCYILGDVETKKCAVIDPGGACDEILDIIKNNQLNLDYIILTHGHADHIGAVKELKEKTGANILAHREEEIVLTNSQNNLTYMMGGSIEIEANKYLTDGQTIELGNLKLQIIHTPGHTPGGMCIKVNDLLFTGDTLFRSSIGRTDLFGGDYDKIIESVNRLSELDENLKVLPGHGPASTIEIEKLNNPYIKS from the coding sequence ATGTTTTTAGAGAAAGTAGTGGCTGGGGTATACGGTGTAAACTGTTATATACTAGGTGATGTTGAAACTAAAAAATGTGCAGTAATAGATCCAGGCGGAGCCTGTGATGAAATATTAGATATTATAAAAAATAATCAATTGAATTTAGATTATATAATACTCACTCATGGTCATGCTGACCATATAGGAGCTGTTAAGGAATTAAAAGAAAAAACAGGTGCTAATATATTAGCGCATAGAGAAGAAGAAATAGTATTAACTAATAGTCAAAATAACTTAACATATATGATGGGCGGAAGCATAGAAATTGAGGCTAATAAATATTTAACTGATGGACAAACTATAGAATTAGGAAATCTGAAGCTTCAAATAATCCATACTCCAGGGCATACTCCGGGAGGTATGTGCATAAAGGTAAATGACTTACTGTTTACAGGAGATACATTATTCAGATCATCTATAGGAAGAACGGACCTGTTTGGTGGAGACTATGATAAAATAATAGAATCTGTAAATAGATTATCTGAATTAGATGAGAACTTAAAAGTACTTCCAGGGCATGGACCTGCTAGTACTATAGAGATAGAGAAACTGAATAATCCATATATTAAGAGTTAA
- a CDS encoding metal-sensitive transcriptional regulator has translation MKEMAEKTKTDKDAIIKRLRRIEGQVKGIQKMINEDKYCVDILIQIAAIRSAIDKVGGIVLENHVKGCVKNTIDNSDDIGEKDRVIDELVNTMLKFMK, from the coding sequence ATGAAGGAGATGGCTGAAAAGACTAAAACAGATAAGGATGCTATAATAAAAAGACTTAGAAGAATAGAAGGTCAAGTAAAGGGCATTCAAAAAATGATAAATGAAGATAAATATTGTGTAGATATACTTATACAGATTGCTGCAATACGTTCTGCAATAGATAAGGTAGGAGGTATAGTACTTGAAAATCATGTAAAAGGGTGTGTAAAAAACACAATTGATAATTCTGATGATATTGGGGAAAAAGATAGAGTTATAGATGAGCTTGTGAATACAATGCTTAAATTTATGAAGTAG
- a CDS encoding SoxR reducing system RseC family protein: MRQTGVVISTNENTAILNMQRHSACASCGGCGMGKEESKEMQIEAVNRVGAKKGDFVEVDVSTPNVLKAAAIAYVIPLIVLFVGIVISSKVLTIINYSSNVETMSAIIGTLLMSVAFMIIKKNEPKFRKSEEYTPVITNIVE; encoded by the coding sequence GTGAGACAAACAGGAGTTGTTATTAGTACTAATGAAAATACAGCTATTTTAAACATGCAAAGACATTCAGCTTGTGCAAGCTGTGGTGGATGTGGAATGGGAAAAGAAGAAAGTAAGGAAATGCAAATAGAGGCAGTAAATAGAGTTGGTGCTAAAAAGGGAGATTTTGTTGAAGTAGATGTAAGTACTCCTAATGTATTGAAGGCCGCTGCTATAGCATATGTAATACCTCTGATAGTTTTGTTTGTTGGAATAGTTATATCAAGCAAAGTATTAACAATTATAAACTACAGTTCTAATGTAGAAACTATGAGTGCTATAATAGGAACTCTTTTAATGAGCGTAGCATTTATGATAATAAAGAAAAATGAACCTAAATTTAGAAAGAGTGAAGAGTATACGCCTGTTATAACTAATATAGTTGAGTAG
- a CDS encoding threonine/serine exporter family protein: protein MTVTEKKGILRIALYAGEIMLKNGAEIYRVEDTITRICMSKNMNHVNAFVTPTGIFVSDDRMDGISFIKRIKNRSLNLHKVSMVNNFSRDYVNSNMRVPEALSALKKIDNSDKYSVPVRILFTGFIGGFFSLMFGGQFLDFLSAFIISMISIFIADKIDEISDTSFLSTIVASSTIGVLGILFTLIGIGKSLDMIIVGSIMPLVPGVSFTNGLRDFISGDLIGGLTKIFEALFIAICIAVGIGIVFQLWVYWFGGAF from the coding sequence ATGACAGTAACAGAAAAAAAGGGAATACTACGAATAGCTCTTTACGCTGGAGAAATAATGCTTAAAAATGGAGCAGAAATATACAGGGTTGAAGATACTATAACTAGAATATGTATGTCAAAAAATATGAATCATGTAAATGCATTCGTAACACCGACAGGAATATTTGTATCAGACGATAGGATGGATGGTATAAGTTTTATTAAAAGAATAAAAAATAGAAGTTTAAATCTCCACAAAGTGTCTATGGTAAATAACTTCTCAAGAGACTATGTAAACTCTAATATGAGAGTTCCAGAGGCATTATCTGCATTAAAAAAAATAGACAATTCAGATAAATATTCCGTTCCTGTAAGAATTTTATTTACAGGATTTATAGGTGGTTTTTTTTCACTTATGTTTGGAGGCCAGTTTCTAGATTTTCTGTCCGCCTTTATTATATCAATGATATCAATATTTATAGCAGATAAAATAGATGAAATAAGTGATACTTCATTTTTATCAACGATTGTAGCATCATCTACCATAGGAGTACTCGGTATACTATTTACTCTAATAGGAATAGGAAAAAGTCTTGATATGATAATAGTCGGATCTATAATGCCTCTAGTTCCTGGAGTATCATTCACAAACGGTCTAAGAGACTTTATATCAGGAGATTTAATAGGCGGTCTTACAAAAATATTTGAGGCCCTATTCATAGCTATATGTATAGCTGTTGGAATAGGTATAGTATTCCAGCTATGGGTTTACTGGTTTGGAGGTGCATTCTAA
- the hisS gene encoding histidine--tRNA ligase — translation MPIKAPRGTKDILPKDSYKWTYVENLFREVCSLFGYNEIRTPVFESTDLFKRGVGETTDIVQKEMYSFQDNGGRDITLKPEGTAGAVRAFIENKLYADAQPSKLFYITPCFRYERPQAGRMRQFHQFGIEAFGSESASIDAEVMALAIEFFKRVGLEKLELRINSVGCPKCRNEYNTKLRAYLKEKIDTLCNTCQTRYEKNPLRILDCKNEDCQNEIKDAPLMIDNICDDCKDHFEKVKVYLDSMGINYVVDPKIVRGLDYYTKTAFEIISQDIGAQSTVCGGGRYDGLVEQLEGPKTPGIGFGMGIERLLLTLENNNIEIPKEEGIDIFVVTIGEKAEVESFKIIKSLRANNISCDKDHVGKSVKAQFKYSDKINAKYTIVLGDDEIEKDLATLKNMQTSEQTEIKLSEITDVLKNMI, via the coding sequence ATGCCGATTAAAGCACCGAGAGGAACTAAAGATATATTACCTAAGGACTCTTATAAATGGACTTATGTAGAAAATTTATTTAGAGAGGTATGTTCTTTGTTTGGATATAATGAAATAAGAACCCCTGTATTTGAAAGTACAGATCTTTTCAAACGAGGAGTTGGAGAGACTACTGATATAGTTCAAAAGGAAATGTATTCATTCCAAGATAATGGAGGAAGAGACATAACTTTAAAACCAGAAGGAACAGCTGGCGCTGTTAGAGCTTTCATTGAAAATAAGCTTTATGCAGACGCACAACCTTCGAAGTTATTTTATATAACTCCATGTTTTAGATACGAAAGACCACAAGCTGGAAGAATGAGACAGTTCCATCAATTTGGAATTGAAGCATTTGGAAGTGAATCAGCTTCTATAGATGCTGAAGTTATGGCTCTTGCTATAGAGTTTTTCAAAAGAGTAGGACTTGAAAAATTAGAACTTAGAATAAACTCTGTTGGTTGTCCTAAGTGTAGAAATGAATATAATACTAAATTAAGAGCTTATCTTAAGGAAAAGATTGATACATTATGTAATACTTGTCAAACTAGATACGAAAAGAATCCTCTTAGAATACTTGATTGTAAGAATGAAGATTGCCAAAACGAAATAAAAGATGCGCCTTTAATGATAGATAATATATGTGATGATTGTAAAGATCATTTTGAAAAGGTAAAGGTGTATTTAGATAGCATGGGTATAAACTATGTTGTAGATCCTAAGATAGTTAGAGGACTTGACTATTATACTAAAACTGCTTTTGAAATAATTTCACAAGATATAGGAGCTCAAAGCACTGTATGTGGTGGAGGAAGATATGACGGACTTGTTGAACAGTTAGAGGGTCCAAAAACTCCAGGTATAGGATTTGGTATGGGTATAGAAAGGCTTCTATTAACTCTTGAAAACAACAATATAGAAATACCTAAAGAAGAGGGTATAGATATATTTGTAGTTACAATTGGAGAAAAAGCTGAGGTAGAAAGTTTTAAAATTATAAAGTCTTTAAGAGCAAACAATATATCTTGTGATAAAGATCATGTAGGTAAGAGTGTAAAGGCACAGTTTAAATATTCTGATAAAATTAATGCTAAATACACTATAGTACTTGGTGATGATGAAATAGAAAAAGATTTAGCAACACTTAAAAACATGCAAACATCAGAACAAACAGAGATAAAATTAAGCGAAATAACAGATGTACTAAAAAACATGATTTAA
- the dtd gene encoding D-aminoacyl-tRNA deacylase — MRAVVQRVSNSSVTVDQNVVGKIDKGIMVLLGINDDDNSKDVEYLVDKIVNLRIFEDENEKMNLSLLDIKGELLVVSQFTLYGDCRKGRRPNFTDAAKPDKAVPLYEEFIDKAKKYGIKVETGKFGAHMKVDIMNDGPVTLLIDSKKNF, encoded by the coding sequence ATGAGAGCTGTTGTTCAAAGAGTTTCCAACTCAAGTGTTACAGTTGACCAAAATGTAGTTGGAAAGATAGATAAAGGGATTATGGTTTTATTAGGAATAAATGATGATGATAATTCAAAAGATGTAGAATATTTAGTTGATAAGATTGTTAATTTAAGAATATTTGAAGATGAAAATGAAAAAATGAATTTATCTTTATTAGATATAAAAGGAGAACTTTTAGTTGTATCTCAATTTACTCTTTATGGTGATTGTAGAAAAGGGAGAAGACCTAACTTTACAGATGCTGCAAAACCTGATAAGGCTGTGCCTTTATATGAAGAATTTATAGATAAAGCTAAAAAATATGGAATAAAAGTGGAAACAGGTAAGTTTGGGGCTCATATGAAGGTTGATATTATGAATGATGGCCCTGTAACTCTTTTAATAGATTCAAAGAAGAACTTCTAA
- a CDS encoding serine hydroxymethyltransferase: MNFDNLIKEDKQVYEALANEIDRQNRNIELIASENSVSLAVMEAMGSHLTNKYAEGYPGKRYYGGCEHIDVIENLAIDRLKEIFGADHANVQPHSGANANLGVYFAILKPGDKVMGMNLSQGGHLTHGSPVNISGNYYDFTEYGVCKKNGTIDYDNVRKKAHEVKPKLIVAGASAYPREIDFKKFKEIADEVGAMLMVDMAHIAGLVAAGLHQNPCDVADFVTTTTHKTLRGPRGGVILCKSEYAKAIDKAIFPGIQGGPLEHVVAAKAVSFKEALQDDFKDYQRQIVKNCKKLADELMERGFNLVTGGTDNHLILLDLRNKNITGKEAEKILDEAHITVNKNAIPFDPESPFVTSGIRIGTPAITTRGMKEDEMKVIADAIDLCITHREVEKAGEIIKNLTNEFVLY; encoded by the coding sequence ATGAATTTTGATAATCTAATAAAAGAGGACAAGCAGGTTTATGAAGCTTTAGCAAATGAAATTGATAGACAAAATAGAAATATAGAACTTATAGCATCAGAAAACTCGGTATCTTTAGCTGTTATGGAGGCTATGGGGAGTCATCTTACAAACAAGTACGCAGAAGGATATCCTGGTAAGAGGTATTATGGTGGATGCGAGCATATAGACGTTATAGAAAATCTTGCTATAGACAGACTTAAAGAAATATTTGGAGCAGATCATGCTAATGTACAACCACATTCAGGAGCAAATGCAAACTTAGGAGTTTATTTTGCTATATTAAAGCCAGGAGACAAGGTTATGGGTATGAATCTATCTCAAGGTGGTCACTTAACTCATGGCTCACCTGTAAATATATCTGGAAATTATTATGATTTCACAGAATACGGTGTTTGTAAAAAGAATGGAACAATAGACTATGATAATGTTAGAAAAAAAGCACATGAAGTAAAGCCAAAACTTATAGTAGCTGGAGCGAGTGCATATCCAAGAGAAATAGATTTTAAAAAGTTTAAGGAAATTGCTGATGAGGTTGGGGCTATGTTAATGGTTGATATGGCTCATATAGCTGGACTTGTTGCTGCAGGACTGCATCAAAATCCATGTGATGTTGCTGATTTTGTAACTACTACTACTCATAAAACTTTAAGAGGACCAAGAGGAGGAGTTATACTTTGTAAGAGTGAATATGCAAAGGCAATTGATAAAGCAATATTCCCTGGTATTCAAGGTGGACCTTTAGAGCATGTTGTAGCTGCTAAGGCAGTAAGTTTTAAAGAGGCTCTACAAGATGACTTTAAGGACTACCAAAGACAAATAGTTAAAAATTGTAAAAAACTAGCCGATGAACTAATGGAAAGAGGATTTAATTTAGTTACAGGTGGAACTGATAACCATCTTATTCTTTTAGATCTTAGAAATAAGAATATAACTGGAAAAGAAGCAGAAAAAATACTTGATGAGGCTCATATAACGGTTAATAAAAATGCTATACCTTTTGATCCAGAGAGCCCTTTTGTAACAAGTGGAATAAGAATAGGAACTCCTGCTATCACAACTAGAGGTATGAAGGAAGATGAAATGAAGGTTATAGCTGATGCTATAGATCTTTGCATAACTCATAGAGAAGTTGAAAAAGCTGGAGAAATTATAAAAAATCTTACTAATGAATTTGTCTTATATTAG
- a CDS encoding threonine/serine exporter family protein, whose amino-acid sequence MSLYLHFIYSFLATIGFCIFFNVTKKDLLYASLTGSIGWTLYTYLNTVTNSASLSSFIAATVIGLLGEIFARINRKPVTVFIIPGIVPLVPGYGMYLTMLDIINNDFYSAAKTGSDTIFVAGSIAIGIVLVSSTAKLFKKINKKC is encoded by the coding sequence ATGAGCTTATATCTTCACTTTATTTACTCATTTTTAGCTACAATAGGATTTTGTATATTTTTTAATGTCACTAAAAAAGACCTTTTATATGCATCTCTTACAGGAAGTATTGGTTGGACATTATACACTTATTTGAATACTGTAACTAATTCAGCTTCTTTATCAAGTTTTATAGCAGCCACTGTAATAGGTTTATTAGGAGAAATATTTGCAAGAATAAATAGAAAACCCGTTACAGTATTCATAATACCAGGTATCGTTCCTCTAGTTCCAGGTTATGGTATGTACTTGACGATGCTAGACATTATAAATAACGATTTTTATAGCGCAGCTAAAACTGGTAGTGATACTATATTTGTAGCTGGATCAATAGCAATAGGTATAGTATTAGTTTCATCTACTGCAAAACTGTTTAAAAAAATAAATAAAAAATGCTGA
- the hemZ gene encoding coproporphyrinogen dehydrogenase HemZ: protein MLNVFLKNHDYKYEVSELLKLFTSQFKFIEDEEIKNNILVNEVDVKDNLIISKTYFYQNNKLALHYEEEGLIDKLDYDDKTIRKESKIIIKRSIFKVMSKIYKSFVPWGILTGIRPTKIVHELMDENKSKKDIEDILKKKYQMDKSKVDLAYNIACVERKFVYPIDESKIALYISIPFCPTRCVYCSFPSNTLKQWGHLKKEYLNCLIKEIKGVSDLVKKTNKEIETVYIGGGTPTTLEADELSLLIDSLYENFDLSKMKEFTVEAGRVDTITKEKLKVLKEKSVSRISINPQTMNNETLKEIGRTHNVEDIKNCFNIARELGFDNINMDIILGLPKETPKMVENTLKEISKLDPESLTVHTMAIKRASTLNENIDDYEFSHYMDMVKMIDISMEYAYKMNLIPYYMYRQKHMLGNLENIGYAKKGFECIYNIQIMEEKQTIYALGAGANSKVVYIDENRIERVANVKNIEHYINRVDEMIKRKEEEVLKDAD from the coding sequence ATGCTTAATGTATTTTTAAAGAATCACGACTATAAGTATGAAGTTAGCGAATTGTTGAAATTGTTTACATCTCAATTCAAATTTATAGAAGATGAAGAAATAAAAAACAATATACTAGTTAATGAGGTAGATGTAAAAGACAATTTGATAATATCTAAAACTTATTTTTATCAAAACAATAAACTTGCCCTGCATTATGAAGAAGAAGGTCTGATAGATAAGTTAGACTATGATGATAAAACAATACGAAAAGAAAGTAAAATCATAATAAAAAGAAGTATATTCAAGGTTATGAGCAAGATATATAAATCATTCGTTCCATGGGGAATTTTAACAGGTATTAGACCTACTAAAATAGTACACGAGCTTATGGATGAGAATAAATCTAAAAAAGATATAGAGGATATACTAAAAAAGAAATATCAAATGGATAAAAGTAAGGTAGATCTTGCATACAATATAGCGTGTGTTGAAAGAAAGTTTGTATATCCTATAGATGAGAGTAAAATAGCCTTGTATATAAGTATACCGTTTTGTCCAACAAGATGTGTGTACTGCTCTTTTCCTTCAAATACCTTAAAGCAATGGGGTCATCTTAAGAAAGAATACTTGAATTGCCTTATAAAAGAGATAAAAGGAGTATCTGATCTAGTTAAAAAGACTAATAAAGAAATCGAGACTGTATATATAGGTGGAGGAACACCTACTACTCTTGAAGCAGACGAACTTTCTTTACTGATAGATTCTTTATATGAAAATTTTGATCTTTCTAAAATGAAGGAATTTACGGTTGAAGCTGGAAGAGTAGATACTATAACAAAAGAAAAACTAAAAGTACTTAAAGAAAAGTCGGTTTCAAGAATAAGTATTAATCCTCAGACTATGAATAATGAAACTTTAAAAGAAATAGGAAGAACTCATAATGTAGAAGATATCAAAAATTGTTTTAATATAGCTAGAGAACTGGGGTTTGATAATATAAATATGGATATTATTTTAGGACTTCCAAAAGAAACTCCTAAAATGGTTGAAAATACTTTAAAGGAAATATCAAAATTAGACCCTGAAAGCTTGACTGTACATACTATGGCAATAAAAAGAGCTTCAACACTTAATGAAAATATAGATGATTACGAATTTAGCCATTATATGGATATGGTCAAGATGATAGACATATCTATGGAATATGCTTATAAAATGAATCTTATACCGTATTACATGTACAGACAAAAACATATGCTTGGAAATCTTGAAAATATAGGATATGCTAAGAAGGGATTTGAATGTATATACAACATCCAAATAATGGAAGAAAAACAGACTATATACGCTCTAGGAGCAGGAGCTAATTCTAAGGTAGTATATATAGATGAAAATAGAATTGAGCGAGTTGCTAATGTCAAAAATATAGAGCACTATATAAATAGAGTGGATGAAATGATTAAGAGAAAAGAAGAGGAGGTTTTAAAAGATGCCGATTAA